A window of Amycolatopsis australiensis contains these coding sequences:
- a CDS encoding LLM class flavin-dependent oxidoreductase has product MQFWHFSECAYPDLPDPETYASVRVTLPNGVIDPGRAAGLWDRYIREWEIADECGLNVMVNEHHSTATCMNSAAPVVAGVLARVTSRARILILGNPVANRPDPVRIAEEMALVDLLSHGRLDVGFVRGVQYEVAATNAKPVRMTERMWEAIELITRAWTTHDGPFNWEGEFFHHRQVNIWPRPYQQPSPPVWVTAVNPASVPRIADHGYRLGTFLSGFEGTRKVFQAYRDRCAETGKPQPGDERFGYAALVYTGKTDEEGFEGARKLLWYLHSNKVTQEFTYPPGYMPYPVRAAGLRGGAASGSGAPASSPIPDLTSLSVRDLIDRGLLFAGSPSSVAAQIERFHEHVGGFGHLLLMGQAGHLDHDETARGIRRFAEDVVPALDRVTDRVAV; this is encoded by the coding sequence ATGCAGTTCTGGCACTTCAGCGAGTGTGCGTACCCCGACCTGCCGGACCCGGAGACGTACGCCTCGGTCCGCGTCACCCTGCCGAACGGCGTCATCGATCCCGGCCGCGCAGCCGGGCTGTGGGACCGCTACATCCGCGAATGGGAGATCGCGGACGAATGCGGGTTGAACGTGATGGTCAACGAACACCACTCGACCGCCACGTGCATGAACTCCGCGGCGCCCGTGGTCGCCGGCGTGCTGGCGCGGGTCACCAGCCGGGCGCGGATCCTCATCCTCGGGAACCCGGTCGCGAACCGGCCCGACCCGGTCCGCATCGCCGAAGAGATGGCCCTGGTCGACCTGCTCAGCCACGGCCGCCTCGACGTCGGGTTCGTCCGCGGCGTGCAGTACGAGGTCGCCGCGACCAACGCCAAGCCGGTCCGGATGACCGAGCGCATGTGGGAGGCGATCGAGCTGATCACCCGGGCCTGGACCACGCACGACGGGCCGTTCAACTGGGAGGGCGAGTTCTTCCACCACCGCCAGGTGAACATCTGGCCGCGGCCGTACCAGCAGCCCAGCCCGCCGGTGTGGGTCACCGCCGTGAACCCGGCCAGCGTGCCGCGGATCGCCGACCACGGCTACCGGCTCGGGACGTTCCTGTCCGGGTTCGAGGGGACGCGGAAGGTCTTCCAGGCCTACCGCGACCGGTGCGCCGAAACCGGCAAGCCACAGCCGGGCGACGAACGGTTCGGGTACGCCGCGCTGGTCTACACCGGGAAAACCGACGAGGAGGGTTTCGAAGGCGCGCGGAAACTGCTGTGGTACCTGCACAGCAACAAGGTGACGCAGGAGTTCACCTACCCGCCCGGGTACATGCCGTACCCGGTGCGCGCCGCCGGCCTTCGTGGTGGCGCGGCTTCCGGCTCCGGCGCGCCGGCCTCGTCGCCGATCCCCGATCTGACCTCCCTGTCGGTGCGTGATCTCATCGACCGCGGCCTCCTGTTCGCGGGCAGCCCGAGCAGCGTCGCGGCGCAGATCGAACGGTTCCACGAGCACGTGGGCGGCTTCGGGCACCTGCTCCTGATGGGCCAGGCGGGCCACCTGGACCACGACGAGACGGCTCGCGGGATCCGGCGGTTCGCCGAGGACGTCGTGCCGGCGCTCGACCGCGTGACGGACCGCGTCGCGGTCTGA
- a CDS encoding alpha/beta fold hydrolase: MQTLDLVDAVSGVEFGPGVHLDTRFAGDGHRLALVLPGAERAAEDAAFIEALAEDFAVVAPSHPGFGRSPRPDWCTSVGDLAALYLGWLDRSGHTDVTLVGLQFGGWVALEMAVRGGARISRLALVGSVGVKFGGPLEREIADVFATPRAELERYLYADARYRLGDLGKAPEEDVFEVARNEEALATYGWEPYLHNPGLARAIEGIAVPTSVIWGGRDGIVSPGYGCGIAERIPRARFAQIDRAGHRAQVECPDAVAKLIADLAA, translated from the coding sequence GTGCAGACGCTCGACCTCGTGGACGCCGTCAGCGGCGTCGAGTTCGGCCCCGGTGTCCACCTCGACACCCGCTTCGCCGGCGACGGCCACCGGCTCGCCCTGGTTCTGCCCGGAGCCGAGCGGGCCGCGGAGGACGCCGCGTTCATCGAGGCCCTGGCCGAGGATTTCGCCGTCGTGGCGCCCAGCCACCCCGGCTTCGGCCGGTCGCCCCGGCCGGACTGGTGCACATCGGTCGGCGACCTCGCCGCGCTGTACCTCGGCTGGCTCGACCGGTCCGGGCACACCGACGTCACGCTCGTCGGCCTCCAGTTCGGCGGCTGGGTGGCCCTGGAGATGGCGGTGCGCGGCGGCGCGCGGATCTCCCGGCTGGCGCTCGTCGGCTCGGTGGGCGTCAAATTCGGCGGTCCGCTCGAGCGGGAGATCGCCGACGTCTTCGCGACCCCCCGGGCGGAGCTCGAGCGCTACCTCTACGCCGACGCGCGGTACCGGCTCGGCGACCTCGGGAAGGCACCGGAGGAAGACGTCTTCGAAGTGGCGCGCAACGAAGAAGCGCTCGCGACCTACGGGTGGGAGCCCTACCTGCACAACCCCGGGCTGGCCCGCGCGATCGAGGGCATCGCGGTGCCGACGTCGGTCATCTGGGGCGGCCGGGACGGCATCGTCAGCCCCGGCTACGGCTGCGGCATCGCCGAGCGGATTCCGCGGGCGCGGTTCGCGCAGATCGACCGGGCCGGGCACCGCGCCCAGGTCGAGTGCCCGGACGCGGTCGCGAAGCTGATCGCCGATCTCGCCGCCTGA
- a CDS encoding acyl-CoA dehydrogenase family protein produces MDFAHDARTEDLRARLAEFLRDHVHPAEPVFERQLAELRDRWAWDSVPVLAELRAAARERGLWNLFLPGEHGAGLTNQQYAPLAELTGRSPQLAPAALNCAAPDTGNMELLAQFGTRAQRERWLRPLLAGEIRSAFAMTEPGVASSDATNIATRIERDGDHYVLNGRKWWITGAMNPNAAVIVVMGETDPDADRHHRQSMILVPRDTPGLHVVRAMRVFGYDDHEHGGHAELRFDDVRVPTANLIGGEGDGFAIAQARLGPGRIHHCMRAIGVAERALELLCARARERVAFGKPLAEQGVVRDWIAESRVRIEQLRLLTLKAAWLMDTRGNKAAHTEIQAIKIATPRTVGWIVDKAIQVHGAAGLSQDFPLAYGSALARALRFADGPDEVHKTALARAELRGLAR; encoded by the coding sequence ATGGACTTCGCTCACGACGCCCGGACCGAGGACCTGCGTGCCCGGCTGGCCGAATTCCTGCGCGACCACGTCCACCCGGCGGAGCCGGTGTTCGAACGGCAGCTGGCCGAGCTGCGCGATCGGTGGGCGTGGGACTCGGTGCCCGTCCTGGCCGAGCTGCGCGCGGCGGCACGCGAGCGCGGGCTGTGGAACCTGTTCCTGCCGGGGGAGCACGGCGCCGGCCTGACCAACCAGCAGTACGCGCCGCTGGCGGAGCTCACCGGCCGCAGCCCGCAGCTGGCGCCGGCCGCGCTGAACTGCGCGGCACCCGACACCGGCAACATGGAACTGCTGGCGCAGTTCGGCACCCGGGCGCAGCGGGAGCGGTGGCTCCGGCCGCTGCTGGCCGGGGAGATCCGCTCGGCGTTCGCGATGACCGAACCCGGTGTCGCGTCCTCCGACGCCACCAACATCGCCACGCGCATCGAGCGCGACGGGGACCACTACGTGCTCAACGGCCGCAAGTGGTGGATCACCGGGGCGATGAACCCGAACGCCGCGGTCATCGTCGTCATGGGCGAGACCGACCCGGACGCGGACCGGCACCACCGGCAGTCCATGATCCTGGTGCCGCGGGACACCCCGGGCCTCCACGTGGTCCGCGCCATGCGGGTCTTCGGCTACGACGACCACGAGCACGGCGGCCACGCCGAACTGCGTTTCGACGACGTCCGGGTGCCGACCGCCAACCTGATCGGCGGCGAAGGGGACGGCTTCGCCATCGCCCAGGCCCGGCTCGGGCCGGGCCGCATCCACCACTGCATGCGCGCGATCGGGGTGGCCGAACGCGCGCTCGAACTGCTGTGCGCACGGGCCCGCGAGCGGGTCGCGTTCGGCAAACCCCTGGCCGAACAGGGGGTCGTGCGCGACTGGATCGCCGAATCCCGCGTCAGGATCGAGCAGCTGCGCCTGCTCACGCTCAAGGCGGCGTGGCTCATGGACACGCGGGGCAACAAGGCCGCGCACACGGAGATCCAGGCCATCAAGATCGCCACCCCGCGCACCGTCGGGTGGATCGTCGACAAGGCGATCCAGGTGCACGGTGCCGCCGGCCTGTCCCAGGACTTCCCGCTGGCCTACGGCTCCGCGCTCGCCCGCGCGCTGCGGTTCGCCGACGGCCCCGACGAGGTCCACAAGACCGCGCTCGCCCGCGCCGAGCTGCGCGGACTCGCCCGATGA
- a CDS encoding phosphotransferase family protein, whose amino-acid sequence MGPADPPGLDLRRLADWLPAVLPEAAGRTLSARLIAGGRSNLTYEIGDGERRWVLRRPPVGHVPAAAHDVRREHRVMSALAGTGVPVPATYALCTDDSVLGAPFYLMEKVDGTPFRGAAELARLGPERVRAISEHLVDTLVALHAVDPAEVGLADFGRADGFLHRQVRRWSDRLEATRDRALPAADELRVLLASNVPEQSAPGIVHGDYRLDNVLIDAAGRPAAVIDWEMATLGDPLADLALLIAYQRLSGVTGGDVVSDAASAPGHLTEDEVLSRYRARGGRDPRHFGFHLGLAAYKLAAIADGVRHRHRHGQAAGAGAGRMGALAEPLLEIGLTAVKEDR is encoded by the coding sequence ATGGGCCCCGCGGACCCGCCGGGCCTGGACCTGCGCCGGCTGGCGGACTGGCTGCCGGCGGTGCTGCCCGAGGCGGCGGGGCGGACGTTGTCGGCTCGCCTGATCGCCGGCGGCCGGTCGAACCTGACCTACGAGATCGGCGACGGCGAACGCCGCTGGGTGCTGCGCCGGCCACCGGTCGGGCACGTGCCGGCCGCCGCGCACGACGTGCGCCGCGAACACCGGGTGATGTCGGCCCTCGCGGGCACCGGCGTGCCGGTTCCGGCGACCTACGCGCTGTGCACGGACGACTCCGTGCTCGGCGCGCCCTTCTACCTCATGGAAAAGGTCGACGGGACGCCGTTCCGCGGCGCGGCGGAGCTGGCCCGGCTCGGTCCGGAGCGGGTCCGCGCGATCTCGGAGCACCTCGTCGACACCCTCGTCGCGTTGCACGCCGTCGATCCGGCCGAGGTGGGACTGGCGGACTTCGGCCGCGCGGACGGTTTCCTGCACCGGCAGGTGCGGCGCTGGAGCGACCGGCTGGAAGCGACGCGCGACCGTGCCCTGCCGGCGGCGGACGAGCTGCGCGTCCTCTTGGCGTCGAACGTGCCCGAGCAGTCCGCGCCGGGCATCGTGCACGGGGACTACCGCCTCGACAACGTGCTGATCGACGCCGCCGGCCGCCCGGCGGCGGTCATCGACTGGGAGATGGCGACCCTCGGCGATCCGCTGGCCGACCTCGCCCTGCTGATCGCCTACCAGCGGCTGAGCGGGGTCACCGGCGGCGATGTCGTCTCCGACGCCGCTTCGGCGCCGGGACACCTCACCGAGGACGAGGTGCTCAGCCGGTATCGCGCACGCGGCGGCCGCGACCCCCGGCACTTCGGGTTCCACCTCGGTCTCGCCGCGTACAAGCTCGCGGCGATCGCCGACGGCGTCCGGCACCGCCACCGGCACGGGCAGGCCGCGGGCGCCGGGGCCGGCCGGATGGGCGCGCTGGCCGAGCCGTTGCTGGAGATCGGGCTGACCGCCGTCAAGGAGGATCGCTGA
- a CDS encoding SDR family oxidoreductase, with protein MTVAGRGVVVTGAAGGIGKALAARLAAGGARVVVNDLDPAATAAVAEEIGARAVPGDAASAAGVRALVSAAREHLGQIDAWFANAGVVRGGGLDATDAEWAASWEVNTMAHVRAARALLPGWLARGGGRFVVTASAAGLLTALGTAPYSVTKHGAVAFAEWLSATYRHRGIVVQAVCPQGVRTGMLASAGPLRDVLAADAVAPEEVAEATWQALHDDRFLILPHPRVAGFYRQRATDTDRWLDGMNKLQRHIEAAAGPAGEA; from the coding sequence ATGACGGTCGCGGGCCGGGGTGTCGTCGTCACCGGCGCGGCGGGCGGGATCGGCAAGGCGCTCGCGGCGCGCCTCGCGGCCGGGGGAGCCCGTGTCGTGGTGAACGACCTGGACCCGGCCGCGACGGCGGCCGTGGCCGAAGAGATCGGCGCCCGTGCCGTCCCGGGCGACGCCGCCTCCGCCGCCGGCGTTCGCGCGCTCGTGTCGGCCGCGCGGGAGCACCTCGGGCAGATCGACGCCTGGTTCGCGAACGCCGGTGTCGTGCGCGGCGGCGGCCTCGACGCGACCGACGCGGAGTGGGCGGCGAGCTGGGAGGTCAACACGATGGCGCACGTGCGGGCCGCCCGCGCGCTGCTGCCGGGGTGGCTGGCTCGCGGCGGCGGCCGGTTCGTGGTCACCGCCTCCGCCGCGGGACTGCTGACCGCGCTCGGCACGGCGCCGTACTCGGTGACCAAGCACGGCGCGGTCGCGTTCGCCGAGTGGCTGTCGGCCACCTACCGGCATCGCGGGATCGTCGTCCAGGCGGTCTGCCCGCAGGGCGTGCGGACCGGCATGCTCGCCTCGGCCGGGCCGCTGCGCGACGTCCTGGCCGCCGACGCCGTCGCGCCCGAAGAAGTGGCGGAGGCGACCTGGCAGGCACTGCACGACGACCGTTTCCTGATCTTGCCGCATCCGCGGGTGGCGGGGTTCTACCGGCAGCGCGCCACGGACACCGATCGGTGGCTCGACGGGATGAACAAGCTGCAACGGCACATCGAGGCCGCGGCCGGCCCCGCGGGGGAGGCCTGA
- a CDS encoding SDR family oxidoreductase gives MSNSFDGRTAVVTGASRGIGLAIAERLVAAGARVVITARRKAELDEAVARLGGPEVALGVAGKADDTGHQDETVRLAVERFGGLDMLVNNAGINPWYGPMVELDLVLARKIVEVNCLAALSWVQRAHHAWLREHGGAVVNVASHSAIKPEPGVGFYGASKAMLVAITKLLAVELGPRIRVNAVAPAVVKTRFSAALYEGREEQVAAAYPLKRLGEPEDIGSAVAFLLSGDAALITGELLVVDGGVTLGGAAR, from the coding sequence ATGAGCAACAGCTTCGACGGCCGGACCGCCGTCGTGACCGGTGCCAGCCGCGGGATCGGGCTGGCGATCGCCGAGCGGCTGGTCGCGGCCGGTGCGCGCGTGGTGATCACCGCCCGCCGGAAGGCCGAACTCGACGAGGCCGTGGCGCGGCTCGGCGGCCCCGAGGTCGCGCTCGGTGTCGCCGGGAAGGCCGACGACACCGGGCACCAGGACGAGACGGTCCGGCTGGCCGTCGAACGGTTCGGCGGCCTCGACATGCTGGTCAACAACGCGGGCATCAACCCGTGGTACGGCCCGATGGTCGAGCTGGACCTCGTGCTGGCGCGCAAGATCGTCGAAGTCAACTGCCTCGCGGCGCTGTCCTGGGTGCAGCGGGCCCACCACGCCTGGCTGCGCGAGCACGGCGGCGCGGTCGTCAACGTCGCGTCGCACTCGGCGATCAAGCCCGAACCGGGTGTCGGGTTCTACGGCGCCAGCAAGGCCATGCTCGTCGCGATCACCAAGCTGCTCGCGGTGGAGCTCGGCCCGCGGATCCGGGTCAACGCGGTCGCCCCCGCGGTGGTGAAGACGCGGTTCTCCGCGGCGCTGTACGAGGGCCGTGAGGAGCAGGTGGCCGCGGCGTACCCGCTCAAGCGCCTGGGCGAGCCCGAGGACATCGGCAGCGCGGTCGCGTTCCTGCTTTCCGGGGACGCCGCTCTGATCACCGGCGAACTGCTGGTGGTCGACGGCGGGGTCACCCTGGGCGGGGCGGCCCGATGA
- a CDS encoding alpha/beta fold hydrolase, with protein sequence MTTCPPVVTSDGVRLHVTDTGTGSAVLFLHEYAGDHRSWSRQVAGLRDEHRCIAYAARGYLPSDVPTDPSAYSWQRAVDDAIAVLDARGVESAHVIGLSMGAYTALQLGLRHPARVQSVMAVSVGSGSDPATRAAHLEEIGVVSDRLRTHGAAFVGRKAAEGPSRIQLKIRNEPAWREFVDQFAEHSAEGLALTIREVQGRRPPLHDLVGDLEEFSRPLLVVIGDEDDACLSTGLLLKRTVRSCGLQVLPHSGHVPNLEDPGQFNAIARRFLQCAESGTWPERDPRSRCTAQFGLDRPDSAA encoded by the coding sequence ATGACGACGTGTCCCCCGGTCGTGACATCCGACGGCGTCCGCCTGCACGTGACCGACACCGGGACCGGAAGCGCGGTGCTCTTCCTGCACGAATACGCGGGCGACCACCGAAGCTGGTCCCGTCAGGTCGCCGGGCTCCGGGACGAGCACCGGTGCATCGCCTACGCCGCGCGGGGCTACCTGCCGTCCGACGTCCCGACGGACCCGTCGGCCTACTCGTGGCAGCGGGCCGTCGACGACGCGATCGCCGTGCTCGACGCGCGGGGCGTCGAATCCGCCCACGTCATCGGCCTGTCGATGGGCGCGTACACGGCGCTTCAGCTCGGTCTGCGGCATCCGGCCCGGGTACAGTCGGTCATGGCTGTCAGCGTCGGATCGGGTTCGGACCCGGCGACCCGCGCCGCCCATCTCGAGGAGATCGGCGTGGTGTCGGACCGGCTCCGCACCCACGGAGCCGCCTTCGTCGGGCGCAAGGCCGCCGAAGGGCCGAGCCGGATCCAGCTCAAGATCCGCAACGAGCCGGCGTGGCGCGAGTTCGTCGACCAGTTCGCCGAGCACTCCGCGGAAGGGCTGGCGCTCACCATCCGCGAAGTCCAGGGTCGCCGGCCACCGCTGCACGACCTGGTGGGTGACCTGGAGGAGTTCTCCCGTCCCCTCCTCGTCGTCATCGGCGACGAGGACGACGCCTGCCTGTCGACCGGGCTGCTGCTGAAGCGAACCGTGCGCTCGTGCGGGCTGCAGGTCCTCCCCCACAGCGGGCACGTCCCGAACCTCGAGGATCCCGGGCAGTTCAACGCCATCGCCCGCCGGTTCCTGCAGTGCGCCGAATCAGGCACCTGGCCCGAACGGGACCCGAGGTCGCGGTGCACCGCGCAGTTCGGCCTCGACCGGCCGGACTCCGCCGCGTGA
- a CDS encoding Crp/Fnr family transcriptional regulator, whose product MDSPAPGIPAAALAAWSKSFLSGQDPEIRDTLLQGSRVVSYPAGALICRGDPGDYRVALVHHGRVRAKVTAWDGREVTTRYLTAGHITAVPAMLTDGAPSSLEAVTPCEVSLLNPDTFRRLMRTKAELCYQVAVYLAESTYESVAYLEDNLFGSVQQRLSRHLLEMATPTVNGLLVQTDQTELARAIGSVREVVARALKKLSDTGAIRRSRRQIWIEDPKLLRSFASTDLRSR is encoded by the coding sequence ATGGATTCACCAGCGCCGGGCATCCCGGCCGCCGCGTTGGCGGCGTGGTCGAAGAGCTTTCTTTCCGGCCAGGACCCGGAAATCCGGGACACGCTGCTGCAGGGCAGCCGGGTCGTGTCGTACCCCGCCGGTGCGCTCATCTGCCGGGGCGACCCGGGCGACTACCGGGTCGCCCTCGTCCACCACGGCCGGGTGCGCGCCAAGGTGACCGCCTGGGACGGCCGTGAGGTCACCACCCGGTACCTGACCGCCGGCCACATCACCGCCGTGCCGGCGATGCTCACCGACGGCGCGCCGTCGTCGCTGGAAGCGGTGACCCCGTGCGAGGTGTCCCTGTTGAACCCGGACACGTTCCGGCGCCTCATGCGCACCAAGGCCGAGCTCTGCTACCAGGTCGCCGTCTACCTGGCGGAGTCCACCTATGAATCCGTGGCCTACCTCGAAGACAACCTCTTCGGGTCGGTCCAGCAGCGGTTGAGCAGGCACCTGCTGGAGATGGCCACCCCGACCGTGAACGGGCTGCTCGTCCAGACCGACCAGACCGAGCTCGCCAGGGCCATCGGATCGGTGCGGGAGGTGGTCGCGCGTGCGCTCAAGAAACTCAGCGACACCGGCGCCATCCGCCGCTCCCGGCGCCAGATCTGGATCGAAGACCCGAAGCTGCTGCGGTCGTTCGCCTCGACGGACCTGCGGAGCCGTTGA
- a CDS encoding alpha/beta hydrolase: MRKYRIDTELVRSAAALPRIDRTDVAAARRTMADRVADRPDGSADDGVTTEDCWCAGADGRPVALRVYRPERRTRRGAIYHVHGGGFILGDLRMSHHRNVEIARETGAVVVSVNYRLAPEWPFPVPAEDVYSGLAWLHERAAELAIDPSLVIVHGVSAGGALAASAALLARDRNGPPIRLLFLASPVLDDRLTTDSGRRFTDTPALTRRDVEVCWSAYLGRLDRGTGAVPAYAAPARAADLRDLPPAYVSVAEFDPLRDEAIEHAQALLAAGVSVELHLFPGTYHGSAAVRDAAVSRRQLTEEIAVLKTALEPSRA; this comes from the coding sequence TTGCGCAAGTACCGGATAGACACCGAGCTGGTGCGGTCGGCGGCGGCACTGCCGCGCATCGATCGCACCGACGTCGCGGCGGCCCGGCGGACCATGGCGGACCGCGTCGCGGATCGCCCGGACGGCTCCGCCGACGACGGCGTGACCACGGAGGACTGCTGGTGCGCCGGCGCCGACGGACGGCCCGTCGCCCTGCGCGTCTACCGCCCGGAACGCCGCACGAGGCGGGGCGCGATCTACCACGTGCACGGCGGCGGCTTCATCCTGGGCGACCTGCGGATGAGCCACCACCGGAACGTGGAGATCGCGCGTGAGACCGGCGCCGTCGTGGTGTCGGTGAACTACCGGCTGGCGCCCGAGTGGCCGTTCCCGGTACCCGCCGAGGACGTCTACAGTGGACTGGCCTGGCTGCACGAGCGGGCCGCCGAGCTGGCGATCGACCCGTCACTGGTGATCGTGCACGGCGTCAGCGCCGGTGGTGCGCTCGCCGCTTCGGCGGCCCTTCTGGCTCGCGACCGGAACGGGCCGCCGATCCGGTTGCTGTTCCTCGCGTCCCCGGTCCTGGACGACCGGCTCACGACCGACAGCGGCCGCCGGTTCACCGACACCCCGGCCCTGACCCGGCGTGACGTCGAGGTGTGCTGGTCGGCGTATCTGGGCCGGCTCGACCGGGGGACCGGCGCGGTCCCGGCCTACGCCGCGCCGGCCCGGGCCGCCGACCTGAGGGACCTGCCGCCGGCGTACGTCTCCGTCGCGGAGTTCGATCCCCTGCGTGACGAGGCGATCGAGCACGCGCAGGCACTCCTGGCGGCAGGGGTTTCGGTCGAGCTGCACCTGTTTCCCGGCACCTACCACGGGTCCGCGGCCGTCCGCGACGCGGCGGTCAGCCGGCGCCAGCTGACGGAGGAGATCGCCGTGCTGAAGACCGCTTTGGAGCCGTCCCGTGCCTGA
- a CDS encoding CaiB/BaiF CoA transferase family protein produces MPDANTHFLSGTRVLDITGALAGPYCTTILSDLGAEVIKVEPVSGDPLRRRLVGPRRRPLPFDLIHRNKRSLAVDIKTERGRDIVKALATRSDVLVENFRVGALARQGLSYDDLKGDCPDLVYCSISGFGQFGPLRDAKGIDLVAQAYGGLLSVTGSTDGTLAKAGYPIGDLGTGMWGAIGVLAALLRARAGLGGSHIDVSLADTIAGWSLWEVADAVGTGDAPEPLGTAHRLVAPYEAFTCGDDAVLVIGVTERSWPAFCAVLDIDLSGDDRFDGEYARFVHRAELAELLQARFRTAPRDVWIERLRTAGVPCGPVNTVPQMLDDAQYAARGMFPDDAGRFGHDRIVNTPLIADGAPRARRKAPALGEDTVALLTELGLGDREIQAMARDRVVGR; encoded by the coding sequence GTGCCTGATGCGAACACGCACTTCCTCAGCGGCACCCGGGTCCTGGACATCACCGGGGCGCTGGCGGGCCCGTACTGCACGACGATCCTGTCCGACCTCGGCGCCGAGGTCATCAAGGTGGAGCCGGTGTCGGGCGACCCGCTCCGGCGCCGGCTGGTCGGGCCGCGGCGGCGTCCGCTCCCGTTCGACCTGATCCACCGCAACAAGCGCAGCCTCGCGGTCGACATCAAGACCGAGCGGGGCCGGGACATCGTCAAGGCGCTGGCGACGCGCTCGGACGTCCTGGTGGAGAACTTCCGGGTCGGCGCGCTCGCCCGCCAGGGCCTGTCCTACGACGACCTCAAAGGCGACTGCCCGGACCTGGTGTACTGCTCGATCTCCGGCTTCGGGCAGTTCGGGCCGTTGCGGGACGCGAAGGGCATCGACCTGGTCGCCCAGGCCTACGGCGGGCTGCTGAGCGTCACGGGCAGCACCGACGGGACGCTGGCGAAGGCCGGCTACCCGATCGGTGACCTCGGTACCGGGATGTGGGGCGCGATCGGGGTGCTGGCGGCGCTGCTGCGGGCTCGTGCCGGGCTCGGCGGATCCCACATCGACGTCTCGCTCGCGGACACGATCGCCGGGTGGTCGTTGTGGGAGGTGGCCGACGCCGTCGGGACCGGGGACGCGCCGGAGCCGCTGGGCACCGCGCACCGGCTCGTGGCCCCGTACGAAGCCTTCACCTGCGGCGACGACGCCGTGCTCGTGATCGGTGTCACCGAGCGGTCCTGGCCGGCTTTCTGCGCCGTGCTGGACATCGACCTGTCCGGCGACGACCGCTTCGACGGCGAGTACGCGCGATTCGTGCACCGCGCGGAACTCGCCGAGCTCCTCCAAGCGCGGTTCCGGACGGCGCCGCGAGACGTGTGGATCGAGCGGCTGCGCACGGCGGGGGTGCCGTGCGGACCGGTCAACACCGTGCCGCAGATGCTGGACGACGCCCAGTACGCCGCCCGCGGGATGTTTCCGGACGACGCCGGGCGGTTCGGGCACGACCGCATCGTGAACACTCCCCTCATCGCCGACGGCGCTCCCCGTGCCCGGCGGAAGGCCCCCGCGCTCGGCGAGGACACCGTCGCCCTGCTGACGGAACTGGGCCTCGGCGACCGGGAGATCCAGGCGATGGCGCGGGACAGGGTGGTCGGGCGATGA
- a CDS encoding enoyl-CoA hydratase/isomerase family protein: MTEQLRLDVVDRVARLTIDRPGKRNAMSGAMWAALLRHVRWVETTPGITAVVLRGAGGSFSAGGDLAELGEPDPALVRRYRELAEEAVVALMDLAAPKFAEIDGPCFGAGCSLALACDVRVCAPAARFGVPALRNGLTYEPVFVRRLVRIVGPGPAGLLLYGGERWTGHEAAARGLADKCVDDTASAVERLLAGLRGADAAAVASMTSSLRAS; the protein is encoded by the coding sequence ATGACCGAGCAGCTGCGGCTGGACGTCGTGGACCGCGTCGCCCGGCTCACCATCGACCGGCCCGGCAAGCGCAACGCCATGTCGGGGGCGATGTGGGCGGCGCTGCTCCGGCACGTCAGGTGGGTGGAAACGACGCCCGGCATCACCGCGGTCGTCCTGCGCGGGGCCGGTGGGTCCTTTTCCGCGGGCGGTGACCTGGCGGAGCTGGGCGAACCGGATCCGGCGCTGGTCCGGCGCTACCGGGAGCTCGCCGAGGAGGCCGTGGTGGCGCTGATGGACCTGGCGGCACCGAAGTTCGCGGAAATCGACGGCCCGTGCTTCGGCGCTGGCTGCAGCCTCGCGTTGGCCTGCGACGTGCGGGTCTGTGCACCGGCCGCCCGGTTCGGCGTTCCGGCGTTGCGCAACGGCCTCACCTACGAGCCGGTCTTCGTGCGAAGGCTCGTCCGGATCGTAGGTCCCGGCCCCGCCGGACTGTTGCTCTACGGAGGCGAACGGTGGACCGGCCACGAGGCCGCCGCACGCGGCCTGGCCGACAAGTGCGTCGACGACACCGCATCGGCGGTCGAGCGGCTCCTGGCCGGGTTGCGCGGCGCGGATGCCGCCGCCGTCGCTTCGATGACCTCGTCCCTCAGGGCATCCTGA